The proteins below come from a single Kryptolebias marmoratus isolate JLee-2015 linkage group LG12, ASM164957v2, whole genome shotgun sequence genomic window:
- the LOC108237812 gene encoding zinc finger protein 281-like isoform X1 has protein sequence MSIIQDKLGNEFLLSNGNMDSNFGGGMIMFSHLPPVTSFTRVATHAVMQELPPQDLILKKERESPDCGAGASRGCAGAGDYIHALGIKQEKLSEHDYRLPLYPGGLMKSTELLEVTVGGNNQKLLVHDFNVGILSSQLEKEATGRKGRRSLGDGQGAKPRKKRSEAKQSVMLDPDGGSVSPGNKPHVCEHCAASFRSSYHLRRHVLIHTGERPFRCSQCNMSFIQKYLLQRHEKIHSGEKPFCCDQCNMRFIQKYHMERHKRTHSGEKPYRCETCQQYFSRTDRLLKHKRTCGEAVKKGLDPGMDLGCADGGQGSFGITQGNAGRKRGKSKHPAEGGERKKKKGNGGQARTPHMHGDLPGGYSVHEYSVENPTVSSSTEPGPSMQQCHQAPKMAFKKTNRKTLDKAGLGQNKSGLLEPESLVLLQGSEAKVESTSSNYDDAMQFLKKRRYLQAANNANASGPAAPGGAGSEYDVSVNMSLQPSDLQGSVSSVMDGDVPLSLDKSGIPDEVLQSLLEHYTQKADGLHHDIHFDLGEQHMELNPGSAVGTDAPSPSGDKMHEYSRFLLQALERTSHSAAFLPPFTGSHLGNLLYADKSIYTTSPLDCGFGPPVPKSHFAMLTGSSPQHGFHLSALEAPAHQQLTPSQELTEQMEKRHPSTPPASYQMSPSDPSAQKDQASANPLASSKPSYQIENFAQAFGSQFKSDGHGLSYGADSGGGVEHRIRTPASDFSGYSSLLSDVNEPGSTGSKTPTSQSYR, from the exons ATGAGCATCATTCAGGACAAGCTAGGGAACGAGTTCCTGCTCTCCAACGGGAACATGGACTCCAACTTCGGAGGCGGGATGATTATGTTCAGCCACCTCCCCCCGGTGACCAGCTTCACCCGGGTGGCGACCCACGCCGTCATGCAGGAGCTCCCGCCGCAAGATCTGATCCTGAAGAAGGAGCGCGAGTCTCCGGACTGCGGCGCGGGCGCGAGCCGGGGGTGCGCCGGGGCGGGGGACTACATTCACGCCCTGGGCATCAAACAGGAGAAGCTGTCGGAGCACGATTACCGCCTGCCGCTCTACCCCGGAGGGCTGATGAAGAGCACGGAGCTGCTGGAGGTGACCGTCGGCGGCAACAACCAGAAACTGCTGGTGCACGACTTCAACGTGGGCATC CTGTCGAGTCAGTTAGAGAAAGAGGCCACCGGGAGGAAAGGTCGGAGGTCACTCGGTGATGGACAGGGGGCCAAGCCAAGGAAGAAGAGGAGCGAGGCGAAG CAGTCGGTGATGCTGGATCCGGACGGAGGCAGCGTGTCTCCAGGAAACAAGCCTCACGTCTGCGAACACTGCGCCGCGTCCTTCAGGAGCTCGTACCACCTCCGCAGACACGTCCTCATTCACACAG gtGAAAGACCCTTCAGGTGCAGTCAGTGCAACATGAGCTTCATTCAGAAATACCTCCTCCAGCGACACGAGAAGATCCATAGCG GAGAGAAGCCGTTCTGCTGCGATCAGTGCAACATGCGGTTCATCCAGAAGTACCACATGGAGAGACACAAGAGGACGCACAGCGGCGAGAAGCCGTACAGATGTGAGACCTGCCAGCAG TATTTTTCGCGGACAGATCGACTTCTGAAGCACAAGAGGACCTGCGGAGAAGCCGTGAAGAAGGGGCTGGATCCCGGGATGGACCTGGGCTGTGCAGACGGGGGACAGGGCAGCTTCGGAATCACTCAGGGAAACGCTGGCAGGAAGAGAGGAAAGTCCAAACATCCTGCGGAGGGAGGGGAGCGCAAGAAAAAGAAGGGAAACGGAGGACAAGCGAGAACGCCGCACATGCACGGAGATTTACCCGGAGGCTACAGCGTCCATGAGTACTCTGTGGAGAACCCAACTGTGTCTTCCTCTACTGAGCCGGGGCCCAGCATGCAACAGTGCCACCAAGCTCCAAAGATGGCCTTCAAGAAGACAAACCGTAAGACCCTGGACAAAGCGGGTCTGGGGCAGAATAAGAGCGGACTGTTGGAGCCAGAAAGCCTCGTCCTCCTGCAGGGCAGCGAGGCGAAGGTGGAGTCCACCAGCAGCAACTACGACGATGCCATGCAGTTCCTGAAGAAGCGCCGCTACCTTCAGGCAGCCAACAATGCAAACGCCTCGGGCCCCGCGGCTCCCGGAGGGGCCGGCAGCGAGTATGATGTCAGTGTTAACATGTCCCTGCAGccgtctgaccttcagggttcCGTTTCCAGCGTCATGGACGGCGACGTTCCTCTCAGCCTCGACAAGTCAGGGATCCCCGACGAGGTTCTGCAGAGCCTCCTCGAACACTACACCCAAAAAGCCGACGGCTTGCACCACGACATTCACTTCGACCTCGGCGAGCAGCACATGGAGCTGAACCCCGGCTCGGCGGTCGGCACCGACGCCCCCAGCCCGTCAGGAGACAAGATGCACGAATACTCCCGCTTCCTGCTGCAGGCTTTGGAGCGCACCAGCCACAGTGCCGCGTTCCTTCCCCCCTTCACCGGCTCCCACCTGGGGAACCTCCTCTACGCCGACAAGAGCATCTACACTACGTCCCCGCTGGACTGCGGCTTCGGCCCGCCCGTGCCAAAGTCCCACTTTGCGATGCTGACGGGCTCGTCCCCACAGCACGGCTTCCACCTGAGCGCCCTGGAGGCCCCCGCGCACCAGCAGCTCACCCCGTCTCAGGAGCTCACCGAGCAGATGGAGAAACGGCACCCCTCCACGCCGCCGGCATCCTACCAGATGAGCCCGTCCGACCCAAGCGCCCAGAAGGACCAGGCGTCGGCGAACCCGCTGGCCTCCTCCAAGCCTTCCTACCAGATCGAGAACTTCGCCCAGGCCTTCGGCTCCCAGTTCAAGTCAGACGGCCACGGCTTGTCGTACGGTGCGGACTCTGGCGGCGGGGTGGAGCACAGGATAAGGACGCCTGCGTCTGATTTCTCAGGGTATAGTAGTTTGTTATCTGACGTTAACGAGCCAGGAAGTACCGGTTCCAAAACACCAACAAGCCAAAGCTACAGATGA
- the LOC108237812 gene encoding zinc finger protein 281-like isoform X2, which yields MSIIQDKLGNEFLLSNGNMDSNFGGGMIMFSHLPPVTSFTRVATHAVMQELPPQDLILKKERESPDCGAGASRGCAGAGDYIHALGIKQEKLSEHDYRLPLYPGGLMKSTELLEVTVGGNNQKLLVHDFNVGILSSQLEKEATGRKGRRSLGDGQGAKPRKKRSEAKSVMLDPDGGSVSPGNKPHVCEHCAASFRSSYHLRRHVLIHTGERPFRCSQCNMSFIQKYLLQRHEKIHSGEKPFCCDQCNMRFIQKYHMERHKRTHSGEKPYRCETCQQYFSRTDRLLKHKRTCGEAVKKGLDPGMDLGCADGGQGSFGITQGNAGRKRGKSKHPAEGGERKKKKGNGGQARTPHMHGDLPGGYSVHEYSVENPTVSSSTEPGPSMQQCHQAPKMAFKKTNRKTLDKAGLGQNKSGLLEPESLVLLQGSEAKVESTSSNYDDAMQFLKKRRYLQAANNANASGPAAPGGAGSEYDVSVNMSLQPSDLQGSVSSVMDGDVPLSLDKSGIPDEVLQSLLEHYTQKADGLHHDIHFDLGEQHMELNPGSAVGTDAPSPSGDKMHEYSRFLLQALERTSHSAAFLPPFTGSHLGNLLYADKSIYTTSPLDCGFGPPVPKSHFAMLTGSSPQHGFHLSALEAPAHQQLTPSQELTEQMEKRHPSTPPASYQMSPSDPSAQKDQASANPLASSKPSYQIENFAQAFGSQFKSDGHGLSYGADSGGGVEHRIRTPASDFSGYSSLLSDVNEPGSTGSKTPTSQSYR from the exons ATGAGCATCATTCAGGACAAGCTAGGGAACGAGTTCCTGCTCTCCAACGGGAACATGGACTCCAACTTCGGAGGCGGGATGATTATGTTCAGCCACCTCCCCCCGGTGACCAGCTTCACCCGGGTGGCGACCCACGCCGTCATGCAGGAGCTCCCGCCGCAAGATCTGATCCTGAAGAAGGAGCGCGAGTCTCCGGACTGCGGCGCGGGCGCGAGCCGGGGGTGCGCCGGGGCGGGGGACTACATTCACGCCCTGGGCATCAAACAGGAGAAGCTGTCGGAGCACGATTACCGCCTGCCGCTCTACCCCGGAGGGCTGATGAAGAGCACGGAGCTGCTGGAGGTGACCGTCGGCGGCAACAACCAGAAACTGCTGGTGCACGACTTCAACGTGGGCATC CTGTCGAGTCAGTTAGAGAAAGAGGCCACCGGGAGGAAAGGTCGGAGGTCACTCGGTGATGGACAGGGGGCCAAGCCAAGGAAGAAGAGGAGCGAGGCGAAG TCGGTGATGCTGGATCCGGACGGAGGCAGCGTGTCTCCAGGAAACAAGCCTCACGTCTGCGAACACTGCGCCGCGTCCTTCAGGAGCTCGTACCACCTCCGCAGACACGTCCTCATTCACACAG gtGAAAGACCCTTCAGGTGCAGTCAGTGCAACATGAGCTTCATTCAGAAATACCTCCTCCAGCGACACGAGAAGATCCATAGCG GAGAGAAGCCGTTCTGCTGCGATCAGTGCAACATGCGGTTCATCCAGAAGTACCACATGGAGAGACACAAGAGGACGCACAGCGGCGAGAAGCCGTACAGATGTGAGACCTGCCAGCAG TATTTTTCGCGGACAGATCGACTTCTGAAGCACAAGAGGACCTGCGGAGAAGCCGTGAAGAAGGGGCTGGATCCCGGGATGGACCTGGGCTGTGCAGACGGGGGACAGGGCAGCTTCGGAATCACTCAGGGAAACGCTGGCAGGAAGAGAGGAAAGTCCAAACATCCTGCGGAGGGAGGGGAGCGCAAGAAAAAGAAGGGAAACGGAGGACAAGCGAGAACGCCGCACATGCACGGAGATTTACCCGGAGGCTACAGCGTCCATGAGTACTCTGTGGAGAACCCAACTGTGTCTTCCTCTACTGAGCCGGGGCCCAGCATGCAACAGTGCCACCAAGCTCCAAAGATGGCCTTCAAGAAGACAAACCGTAAGACCCTGGACAAAGCGGGTCTGGGGCAGAATAAGAGCGGACTGTTGGAGCCAGAAAGCCTCGTCCTCCTGCAGGGCAGCGAGGCGAAGGTGGAGTCCACCAGCAGCAACTACGACGATGCCATGCAGTTCCTGAAGAAGCGCCGCTACCTTCAGGCAGCCAACAATGCAAACGCCTCGGGCCCCGCGGCTCCCGGAGGGGCCGGCAGCGAGTATGATGTCAGTGTTAACATGTCCCTGCAGccgtctgaccttcagggttcCGTTTCCAGCGTCATGGACGGCGACGTTCCTCTCAGCCTCGACAAGTCAGGGATCCCCGACGAGGTTCTGCAGAGCCTCCTCGAACACTACACCCAAAAAGCCGACGGCTTGCACCACGACATTCACTTCGACCTCGGCGAGCAGCACATGGAGCTGAACCCCGGCTCGGCGGTCGGCACCGACGCCCCCAGCCCGTCAGGAGACAAGATGCACGAATACTCCCGCTTCCTGCTGCAGGCTTTGGAGCGCACCAGCCACAGTGCCGCGTTCCTTCCCCCCTTCACCGGCTCCCACCTGGGGAACCTCCTCTACGCCGACAAGAGCATCTACACTACGTCCCCGCTGGACTGCGGCTTCGGCCCGCCCGTGCCAAAGTCCCACTTTGCGATGCTGACGGGCTCGTCCCCACAGCACGGCTTCCACCTGAGCGCCCTGGAGGCCCCCGCGCACCAGCAGCTCACCCCGTCTCAGGAGCTCACCGAGCAGATGGAGAAACGGCACCCCTCCACGCCGCCGGCATCCTACCAGATGAGCCCGTCCGACCCAAGCGCCCAGAAGGACCAGGCGTCGGCGAACCCGCTGGCCTCCTCCAAGCCTTCCTACCAGATCGAGAACTTCGCCCAGGCCTTCGGCTCCCAGTTCAAGTCAGACGGCCACGGCTTGTCGTACGGTGCGGACTCTGGCGGCGGGGTGGAGCACAGGATAAGGACGCCTGCGTCTGATTTCTCAGGGTATAGTAGTTTGTTATCTGACGTTAACGAGCCAGGAAGTACCGGTTCCAAAACACCAACAAGCCAAAGCTACAGATGA